The genome window TAAAACTAAAATTGTATGCTTAATTTTCACTAAATTTTCCCTGCACGTTGATAGAAAGTTAGTCCTCGGAACATTATTTCAAGTCTAACATTAAAAacggaaattttaaaaaaattagatatatttttgtagtcaataatattcattttcaattcatACATTTAACACATTCattttattcataaatattaatttaattaaatcctAAACGAAGTGTTTAACTATGGTTTCCAATTAAGACACTTGTTAATCAACTTCTTGGTATTGGCGAGAATAACATCTTTTTTATCTTTGAGCTCCGGCACGTTAATCAACACGTTGAGGAGAGCGGCGCTGCACTTCTTCCCCAGTCTCGTGATCTTTTTGCAACAGCTCTTCGAAACTTTCCGGTGATCGGTGTACAAAGCGCCGCCAACTTCCTTGGCGCATTCCCAGCTCAGCTTTTCGGTGCACTTCTCTACCAAACGCCTCGTCTCTTCCGGCAGCCCTTTCAGATATTTGTCGGCATCGTCGGGGAGTTTGTGGGCCGATGATACACTCACTGCGATCGCACCGCAGATTATGAACAAGGTAAGGATTGTAGAAGATGGTGATGAGTATGGAAGTGCCATGTTTGAATTGGATGATTGAATATGAGGGttttgtaataataaataagatatatagGGTGTTAGTTAAATGCATTTGGTCTTAGTAAATTAAGATGGGAGTTTAAATTAAAGGTTTTTAATTATTATCGGTTTCTTAGATAGAAGAATGATAAGCCTATTTTTAAATATCTACTGGTTAATTAATTACTCACTTCATTgaaatgaataatattaataatggtAGAGAATAGAAAAGTTTCAAATATTaaagggtgtttggtaaatagctgttaatTGATTTGTTTAGTagatttgattaattagttgatagcattagttgattgtagaaaacaTTTTGGTAAGGTAGCTGTTAGCTGATgactgattacatgtaaaatgactttcttaaaaagttgatcgaaaaagttactttgaacattttttttggctaaagtgtcatcccgcaccatgaactatattggattattcatgccgcaccttaaactttcataaggtctatttcgatacacaaattattaattttttttttcatctagcaatttttacaggttacctacaagttataggtaatctatgctgacttgaactttttttttttgttttttgttttttttttgtattcttCTAAACCTTCTCGAGCCCAACAACCGGTATCGGAactgtaaaattaaaaaaaaattcttatatttaggcattcatttagctactggcagtaactaaatatatatatatataattatatttcgctactgccagtaggcagtagccaaaataataataataaaaatttataatatgtttttta of Ipomoea triloba cultivar NCNSP0323 chromosome 3, ASM357664v1 contains these proteins:
- the LOC116013182 gene encoding protein DOWN-REGULATED IN DIF1 11-like, with the protein product MALPYSSPSSTILTLFIICGAIAVSVSSAHKLPDDADKYLKGLPEETRRLVEKCTEKLSWECAKEVGGALYTDHRKVSKSCCKKITRLGKKCSAALLNVLINVPELKDKKDVILANTKKLINKCLNWKP